In Perognathus longimembris pacificus isolate PPM17 chromosome 3, ASM2315922v1, whole genome shotgun sequence, a single window of DNA contains:
- the Pus3 gene encoding tRNA pseudouridine(38/39) synthase isoform X1, producing MTRNSCFTLLRVGWTCMINCSRSCRIMAENNTDRNQIEELLKRVQELEQEVQRLKKEQNNAKDSNIKENSLGSGKTKRTFDFSAHGRRHVALRIAYLGWDYQGFASQENTNNTIEEKLFEALTKTRLVENRQTSNYHRCGRTDKGVSAFGQVISLDLRSQFPRDKDTEAEHLKDETNDPAKEIRYTYILNRVLPRDIRVLAWAPVEPSFSARFSCLERTYRYFFPRANLDIVTMHRAAQKYVGTHDFRNLCKMDVANGVINFQRTILSAQVQLVGQSLSEAKWQEPFQLCQFEVTGQAFLYHQVRCMMAILFLIGQGVEKPEVIDELLNIEKNPQKPQYSMAVEFPLVLYNCKFENVQWIYDQEVQEFNVTLLQQLWASHAVKTNMLYSMLQGLDSVTLTYGTGAEMDDATEWKDTKPSIVKQISAFTEGVKMRTYRPLMDRPKCPGLESRIQHFVRRGRIEDPHLLHKDETKVKRDCNDTLENTILEKPTKRVCVDAEIKNII from the exons ATGACTAGGAACTCCTGCTTCACGCTGCTAAGGGTAG GTTGGACCTGTATGATTAATTGTTCCCGGAGTTGTCGTATCATGGCTGAAAATAACACAGACAGAAACCAGATTGAGGAACTTTTAAAAAGAGTGCAAGAACTGGAACAGGAAGTGCAAAGACTTAAGAAAGAACAGAACAACGCCAAAGACTCAAACATTAAAGAAAATTCTTTAGGATCTGGAAAGACTAAGCGTACATTTGACTTCAGTGCGCATGGCCGAAGACATGTAGCCCTAAGAATAGCCTATCTGGGCTGGGATTACCAGGGCTTTGCTAGTCAGGAAAACACAAACAATACCATTGAAGAGAAACTGTTTGAGGCCTTAACCAAGACTCGACTAGTAGAAAACAGACAGACCTCCAACTATCACCGGTGTGGTCGAACAGACAAAGGAGTTAGTGCCTTCGGACAG GTTATTTCTCTTGATCTACGTTCTCAGTTTCCAAGGGACAAGGATACAGAAGCTGAACATTTAAAAGATGAAACCAATGATCCTGCAAAAGAGATCCGTTATACCTACATTCTCAACCGAGTACTCCCTCGAGACATCCGCGTACTGGCCTGGGCCCCTGTGGAACCTAGCTTCAGTGCAAGATTCAGTTGTCTGGAGCGCACATACCGCTATTTCTTCCCTCGTGCTAACTTAGATATTGTAACCATGCATCGTGCAGCTCAGAAGTATGTTGGCACCCATGATTTCAGGAACTTGTGTAAAATGGATGTGGCCAATGGAGTGATAAATTTCCAGAGGACAATCCTGTCTGCTCAAGTACAGCTAGTGGGCCAGAGCCTGAGTGAGGCAAAATGGCAGGAACCTTTCCAGTTATGTCAGTTTGAAGTGACTGGTCAGGCATTCCTGTATCATCAAGTCCGCTGTATGATGGCTATCCTCTTTCTCATCGGCCAAGGAGTAGAGAAGCCAGAAGTTATTGATGAACTGCTGAACATAGAGAAAAATCCCCAGAAACCTCAATACAG TATGGCTGTGGAATTTCCTCTAGTCTTATACAACTGTAAGTTTGAAAATGTTCAGTGGATCTATGATCAGGAGGTTCAAGAATTCAATGTTACCCTTCTACAACAACTCTGGGCCAGTCATGCAGTCAAAACTAACATGCTGTACAGTATGCTACAAGGACTGGACTCTGTTACCTTGACCTATGGGACAGGAGCAGAGATGGATGACGCAACAGAGTGGAAAGATACTAAGCCCTCCATCGTAAAGCAAATCAGTGCCTTCACAGAAGGAGTGAAAATGCGCACATATCGGCCCCTGATGGATCGTCCCAAATGCCCAGGATTGGAATCCCGGATCCAGCATTTTGTACGTAGAGGACGCATTGAGGACCCACATTTACTCCATAAAGATGAAACAAAAGTCAAAAGGGACTGTAATGACACACTAGAGAATACTATTTTGGAGAAACCAACAAAGAGAGTCTGTGTTGATgcagaaattaaaaacataatttaa
- the Hyls1 gene encoding hydrolethalus syndrome protein 1 isoform X1 — translation MAEKRQTYSVKEAMEQLTGPDGQKWANMDPEERMLAAATAFTHICAGQGEGDTRREAQSTQYDPYSKASVTSGKRPAFPVQPQYQYTESLVTSDTVSEASQRPRKPVMKRKVLRRKPGGEVQVTDESIVSESESDSVPGSSIESDLDLWDLRQRLINLQFQEDGESEDSTSQKPDEYQGISQEQLMCYLQREGMSPPAYEQDLIVASRPKSFILPKLDQLSRNRGKIDRVARYFEYKKDWDSMRLPGEDHRKELRWGVREQMLSRTEPQSKPQHIYVPNNYLVPTEKKRSALRWGVRCDLANGVMPKKLPFSLSPS, via the exons ATGGCAGAAAAAAG GCAGACTTACAGTGTAAAGGAAGCAATGGAGCAACTCACAGGACCTGATGGACAAAAATGGGCCAATATGGACCCAGAAGAACGAATGTTAGCAGCTGCTACAGCTTTTACCCATATCTGTGCAGGGCAGGGTGAGGGAGATACCAGGAGAGAAGCACAGTCTACCCAGTACGATCCTTACAGTAAAGCTTCGGTAACTTCAGGAAAGAGACCTGCTTTTCCTGTGCAACCGCAGTACCAGTACACAGAAAGTCTGGTCACTTCAGACACAGTCTCAGAGGCCTCTCAAAGGCCCCGAAAGCCAGTGATGAAGAGAAAGGTGCTACGTAGGAAACCAGGAGGCGAGGTCCAAGTGACAGATGAGTCCATTGTCAGTGAATCAGAAAGTGATTCTGTGCCGGGCAGCAGCATAGAAAGTGATCTAGATCTCTGGGACCTAAGACAAAGGTTGATAAATCTGCAGTTTCAGGAAGACGGGGAATCTGAAGATAGTACTTCACAAAAACCAGATGAGTACCAAGGAATTTCCCAGGAACAGCTCATGTGCTATTTACAGAGAGAAGGAATGAGCCCTCCAGCTTATGAACAAGATCTGATTGTTGCCAGCAGACCTAAGTCTTTTATTCTCCCAAAGCTGGACCAGTTAAGCCGAAACCGGGGCAAGATAGACCGGGTAGCCCGATATTTTGAGTACAAAAAGGACTGGGACTCAATGCGGTTACCTGGTGAAGATCACAGGAAAGAGCTACGCTGGGGTGTCCGAGAACAGATGCTTTCCCGAACGGAACCTCAATCCAAGCCTCAACACATATATGTTCCAAACAATTACTTAGTACCAACTGAGAAGAAAAGATCTGCACTTCGTTGGGGTGTGCGTTGTGATCTTGCAAATGGCGTTATGCCCAAGaagcttcccttctctctttctccttcttaa
- the Hyls1 gene encoding hydrolethalus syndrome protein 1 isoform X2: MSRQTYSVKEAMEQLTGPDGQKWANMDPEERMLAAATAFTHICAGQGEGDTRREAQSTQYDPYSKASVTSGKRPAFPVQPQYQYTESLVTSDTVSEASQRPRKPVMKRKVLRRKPGGEVQVTDESIVSESESDSVPGSSIESDLDLWDLRQRLINLQFQEDGESEDSTSQKPDEYQGISQEQLMCYLQREGMSPPAYEQDLIVASRPKSFILPKLDQLSRNRGKIDRVARYFEYKKDWDSMRLPGEDHRKELRWGVREQMLSRTEPQSKPQHIYVPNNYLVPTEKKRSALRWGVRCDLANGVMPKKLPFSLSPS, translated from the exons ATGTCTAG GCAGACTTACAGTGTAAAGGAAGCAATGGAGCAACTCACAGGACCTGATGGACAAAAATGGGCCAATATGGACCCAGAAGAACGAATGTTAGCAGCTGCTACAGCTTTTACCCATATCTGTGCAGGGCAGGGTGAGGGAGATACCAGGAGAGAAGCACAGTCTACCCAGTACGATCCTTACAGTAAAGCTTCGGTAACTTCAGGAAAGAGACCTGCTTTTCCTGTGCAACCGCAGTACCAGTACACAGAAAGTCTGGTCACTTCAGACACAGTCTCAGAGGCCTCTCAAAGGCCCCGAAAGCCAGTGATGAAGAGAAAGGTGCTACGTAGGAAACCAGGAGGCGAGGTCCAAGTGACAGATGAGTCCATTGTCAGTGAATCAGAAAGTGATTCTGTGCCGGGCAGCAGCATAGAAAGTGATCTAGATCTCTGGGACCTAAGACAAAGGTTGATAAATCTGCAGTTTCAGGAAGACGGGGAATCTGAAGATAGTACTTCACAAAAACCAGATGAGTACCAAGGAATTTCCCAGGAACAGCTCATGTGCTATTTACAGAGAGAAGGAATGAGCCCTCCAGCTTATGAACAAGATCTGATTGTTGCCAGCAGACCTAAGTCTTTTATTCTCCCAAAGCTGGACCAGTTAAGCCGAAACCGGGGCAAGATAGACCGGGTAGCCCGATATTTTGAGTACAAAAAGGACTGGGACTCAATGCGGTTACCTGGTGAAGATCACAGGAAAGAGCTACGCTGGGGTGTCCGAGAACAGATGCTTTCCCGAACGGAACCTCAATCCAAGCCTCAACACATATATGTTCCAAACAATTACTTAGTACCAACTGAGAAGAAAAGATCTGCACTTCGTTGGGGTGTGCGTTGTGATCTTGCAAATGGCGTTATGCCCAAGaagcttcccttctctctttctccttcttaa
- the Hyls1 gene encoding hydrolethalus syndrome protein 1 isoform X3, with product MEQLTGPDGQKWANMDPEERMLAAATAFTHICAGQGEGDTRREAQSTQYDPYSKASVTSGKRPAFPVQPQYQYTESLVTSDTVSEASQRPRKPVMKRKVLRRKPGGEVQVTDESIVSESESDSVPGSSIESDLDLWDLRQRLINLQFQEDGESEDSTSQKPDEYQGISQEQLMCYLQREGMSPPAYEQDLIVASRPKSFILPKLDQLSRNRGKIDRVARYFEYKKDWDSMRLPGEDHRKELRWGVREQMLSRTEPQSKPQHIYVPNNYLVPTEKKRSALRWGVRCDLANGVMPKKLPFSLSPS from the coding sequence ATGGAGCAACTCACAGGACCTGATGGACAAAAATGGGCCAATATGGACCCAGAAGAACGAATGTTAGCAGCTGCTACAGCTTTTACCCATATCTGTGCAGGGCAGGGTGAGGGAGATACCAGGAGAGAAGCACAGTCTACCCAGTACGATCCTTACAGTAAAGCTTCGGTAACTTCAGGAAAGAGACCTGCTTTTCCTGTGCAACCGCAGTACCAGTACACAGAAAGTCTGGTCACTTCAGACACAGTCTCAGAGGCCTCTCAAAGGCCCCGAAAGCCAGTGATGAAGAGAAAGGTGCTACGTAGGAAACCAGGAGGCGAGGTCCAAGTGACAGATGAGTCCATTGTCAGTGAATCAGAAAGTGATTCTGTGCCGGGCAGCAGCATAGAAAGTGATCTAGATCTCTGGGACCTAAGACAAAGGTTGATAAATCTGCAGTTTCAGGAAGACGGGGAATCTGAAGATAGTACTTCACAAAAACCAGATGAGTACCAAGGAATTTCCCAGGAACAGCTCATGTGCTATTTACAGAGAGAAGGAATGAGCCCTCCAGCTTATGAACAAGATCTGATTGTTGCCAGCAGACCTAAGTCTTTTATTCTCCCAAAGCTGGACCAGTTAAGCCGAAACCGGGGCAAGATAGACCGGGTAGCCCGATATTTTGAGTACAAAAAGGACTGGGACTCAATGCGGTTACCTGGTGAAGATCACAGGAAAGAGCTACGCTGGGGTGTCCGAGAACAGATGCTTTCCCGAACGGAACCTCAATCCAAGCCTCAACACATATATGTTCCAAACAATTACTTAGTACCAACTGAGAAGAAAAGATCTGCACTTCGTTGGGGTGTGCGTTGTGATCTTGCAAATGGCGTTATGCCCAAGaagcttcccttctctctttctccttcttaa
- the Pus3 gene encoding tRNA pseudouridine(38/39) synthase isoform X2, translating into MINCSRSCRIMAENNTDRNQIEELLKRVQELEQEVQRLKKEQNNAKDSNIKENSLGSGKTKRTFDFSAHGRRHVALRIAYLGWDYQGFASQENTNNTIEEKLFEALTKTRLVENRQTSNYHRCGRTDKGVSAFGQVISLDLRSQFPRDKDTEAEHLKDETNDPAKEIRYTYILNRVLPRDIRVLAWAPVEPSFSARFSCLERTYRYFFPRANLDIVTMHRAAQKYVGTHDFRNLCKMDVANGVINFQRTILSAQVQLVGQSLSEAKWQEPFQLCQFEVTGQAFLYHQVRCMMAILFLIGQGVEKPEVIDELLNIEKNPQKPQYSMAVEFPLVLYNCKFENVQWIYDQEVQEFNVTLLQQLWASHAVKTNMLYSMLQGLDSVTLTYGTGAEMDDATEWKDTKPSIVKQISAFTEGVKMRTYRPLMDRPKCPGLESRIQHFVRRGRIEDPHLLHKDETKVKRDCNDTLENTILEKPTKRVCVDAEIKNII; encoded by the exons ATGATTAATTGTTCCCGGAGTTGTCGTATCATGGCTGAAAATAACACAGACAGAAACCAGATTGAGGAACTTTTAAAAAGAGTGCAAGAACTGGAACAGGAAGTGCAAAGACTTAAGAAAGAACAGAACAACGCCAAAGACTCAAACATTAAAGAAAATTCTTTAGGATCTGGAAAGACTAAGCGTACATTTGACTTCAGTGCGCATGGCCGAAGACATGTAGCCCTAAGAATAGCCTATCTGGGCTGGGATTACCAGGGCTTTGCTAGTCAGGAAAACACAAACAATACCATTGAAGAGAAACTGTTTGAGGCCTTAACCAAGACTCGACTAGTAGAAAACAGACAGACCTCCAACTATCACCGGTGTGGTCGAACAGACAAAGGAGTTAGTGCCTTCGGACAG GTTATTTCTCTTGATCTACGTTCTCAGTTTCCAAGGGACAAGGATACAGAAGCTGAACATTTAAAAGATGAAACCAATGATCCTGCAAAAGAGATCCGTTATACCTACATTCTCAACCGAGTACTCCCTCGAGACATCCGCGTACTGGCCTGGGCCCCTGTGGAACCTAGCTTCAGTGCAAGATTCAGTTGTCTGGAGCGCACATACCGCTATTTCTTCCCTCGTGCTAACTTAGATATTGTAACCATGCATCGTGCAGCTCAGAAGTATGTTGGCACCCATGATTTCAGGAACTTGTGTAAAATGGATGTGGCCAATGGAGTGATAAATTTCCAGAGGACAATCCTGTCTGCTCAAGTACAGCTAGTGGGCCAGAGCCTGAGTGAGGCAAAATGGCAGGAACCTTTCCAGTTATGTCAGTTTGAAGTGACTGGTCAGGCATTCCTGTATCATCAAGTCCGCTGTATGATGGCTATCCTCTTTCTCATCGGCCAAGGAGTAGAGAAGCCAGAAGTTATTGATGAACTGCTGAACATAGAGAAAAATCCCCAGAAACCTCAATACAG TATGGCTGTGGAATTTCCTCTAGTCTTATACAACTGTAAGTTTGAAAATGTTCAGTGGATCTATGATCAGGAGGTTCAAGAATTCAATGTTACCCTTCTACAACAACTCTGGGCCAGTCATGCAGTCAAAACTAACATGCTGTACAGTATGCTACAAGGACTGGACTCTGTTACCTTGACCTATGGGACAGGAGCAGAGATGGATGACGCAACAGAGTGGAAAGATACTAAGCCCTCCATCGTAAAGCAAATCAGTGCCTTCACAGAAGGAGTGAAAATGCGCACATATCGGCCCCTGATGGATCGTCCCAAATGCCCAGGATTGGAATCCCGGATCCAGCATTTTGTACGTAGAGGACGCATTGAGGACCCACATTTACTCCATAAAGATGAAACAAAAGTCAAAAGGGACTGTAATGACACACTAGAGAATACTATTTTGGAGAAACCAACAAAGAGAGTCTGTGTTGATgcagaaattaaaaacataatttaa
- the Pate3 gene encoding prostate and testis expressed protein 3: MNKHLLLLFSLFCLVAATTSLTCVTCHLRTQTDHCRRGYGICIAQEHETCMNLRIYQNGILQVSYMVCQKFCNNLSYNLNNRTYVHQCCQRDYCNFRTRRFVQGLV; the protein is encoded by the exons ATGAACAAACACCTCCTGttgctcttctccctcttctgccTCGTTGCGG CAACAACATCGCTGACATGTGTAACGTGCCACCTTCGCACCCAAACCGACCACTGCAGAAGAGGCTATGGCATTTGCATCGCTCAGGAGCACGAGACCTGCATGAACCTAAGGATCTACCAGA ATGGTATTCTCCAAGTTTCATATATGGTGTGTCAGAAGTTCTGCAATAATTTGAGCTACAACCTCAACAACCGGACTTACGTGCATCAATGCTGCCAGAGAGACTATTGTAACTTTAGAACTAGGAGATTCGTTCAGGGCCTGGTGTGA
- the Pate2 gene encoding prostate and testis expressed protein 2 → MRLLFLLGTVFLLCLDQGESYMQSRNTSIMCFKCKRYHLGLCYDFMTSCVLHHKQSCATENFYVLTRKGRSMYHYSKLSCMTNCEDINFLGFEKRVELLCCKHNSYCNLPAGL, encoded by the exons ATGCGTCTTCTGTTTCTGCTGGGCACAGTCTTTCTGCTCTGCTTAGACCAGGGTGAGTCTTACATGCAAAGTAGGA ATACTTCAATCATGTGCTTCAAATGTAAAAGGTATCACCTTGGGTTGTGCTATGATTTCATGACTTCCTGCGTACTACACCACAAACAGTCCTGTGCTACTGAGAACTTTTACGTCCTCACACGAAAAG GGCGAAGTATGTATCATTATTCAAAACTGTCTTGTATGACCAACTGTGAGGACATCAACTTCTTGGGTTTTGAGAAGCGGGTAGAACTCCTCTGTTGTAAACATAACAGTTATTGCAACCTTCCTGCAGGCCTCTAG